In Zingiber officinale cultivar Zhangliang chromosome 8B, Zo_v1.1, whole genome shotgun sequence, a single genomic region encodes these proteins:
- the LOC122016220 gene encoding uncharacterized protein LOC122016220 isoform X1 produces MVLWELTAITAYFLGLKRTYRLALRLQRRLVGPNHPRIRQFIHRRTRKVFDVAVTVHKNIQQRDIEVGRNLGNWILRRLDSMKPSAQIRRPPSGLPSTNSNLPKHIAKTSQSHGVKENNIKATDESNGRMLFNSLNIRLRHIPTIPIMSEARKSAEWNSPCSRISSKPYSFSFLRRNSPVFRDDIGKWMLY; encoded by the exons ATGGTCTTGTGGGAGCTCACGGCGATCACCGCCTACTTCTTGGGCCTCAAGCGGACCTACCGCCTCGCTCTCCGGCTCCAACGACGCCTCGTCGGCCCCAATCACCCCAGGATCCGGCAATTCATTCACAG GCGCACGCGCAAGGTCTTCGATGTGGCAGTCACAGTTCACAAAAACATACAGCAAAGGGACATAGAGGTTGGTAGAAATCTGGGCAACTGGATACTCCGTCGTCTTGATTCCATGAAACCATCAGCTCAAATACGTCGCCCACCCTCAGGTTTACCATCCACCAATAGCAACTTGCCGAAGCATATCGCAAAAACTAGCCAATCTCACGGAGTCAAGGAGAACAATATCAAAGCCACCGATGAATCAAATGGGCGAATGCTATTCAATTCCTTGAACATAAGGCTGAGGCACATTCCGACCATACCCATAATGTCAGAGGCGAGGAAATCTGCAGAGTGGAACTCCCCCTGCAGTCGCATCTCCTCCAAACCTTACAGCTTCTCCTTTTTAAGAAGAAATTCACCGGTTTTTCGAGATGACATTGGTAAGTGGATGCTGTATTAG
- the LOC122016220 gene encoding uncharacterized protein LOC122016220 isoform X2, with the protein MVLWELTAITAYFLGLKRTYRLALRLQRRLVGPNHPRIRQFIHRRTRKVFDVAVTVHKNIQQRDIEVYHPPIATCRSISQKLANLTESRRTISKPPMNQMGECYSIP; encoded by the exons ATGGTCTTGTGGGAGCTCACGGCGATCACCGCCTACTTCTTGGGCCTCAAGCGGACCTACCGCCTCGCTCTCCGGCTCCAACGACGCCTCGTCGGCCCCAATCACCCCAGGATCCGGCAATTCATTCACAG GCGCACGCGCAAGGTCTTCGATGTGGCAGTCACAGTTCACAAAAACATACAGCAAAGGGACATAGAG GTTTACCATCCACCAATAGCAACTTGCCGAAGCATATCGCAAAAACTAGCCAATCTCACGGAGTCAAGGAGAACAATATCAAAGCCACCGATGAATCAAATGGGCGAATGCTATTCAATTCCTTGA
- the LOC122016219 gene encoding pectinesterase inhibitor 9-like translates to MAHVSVLSILLMVACVSASAGATSVDVSPTDFVRSSCGATRYRDLCFRCLAPYAAAVRRDPRRLARAAMSVSADRARSASAFVSQAVARAKWNGPRDAGAVRDCLENMADSVDRLRQSAKELDRAGRSGDRAASDFAMHMGNVRAWCSAALTDENTCLDSLSDRCSSSVRAAVRPKVVEVAQVTSNALALVNRLWPN, encoded by the coding sequence ATGGCTCATGTCAGTGTCTTGTCGATCCTGCTCATGGTTGCCTGCGTATCCGCGTCGGCCGGAGCCACCTCCGTCGACGTCTCTCCCACCGACTTCGTTCGCTCCTCCTGCGGTGCGACGCGGTACCGCGACCTCTGCTTCCGGTGCCTTGCACCCTACGCGGCGGCGGTCCGGCGCGACCCACGCCGGCTGGCCCGCGCCGCGATGTCCGTCAGCGCCGACCGGGCACGATCGGCCTCCGCCTTCGTCTCCCAGGCGGTGGCGCGGGCCAAGTGGAACGGCCCCAGGGACGCCGGCGCTGTCCGCGACTGCCTCGAGAACATGGCCGACAGCGTCGACCGGCTCCGGCAGTCGGCGAAGGAGCTCGACCGGGCGGGCCGGAGTGGGGACCGGGCGGCGTCGGACTTCGCCATGCACATGGGCAACGTTCGTGCCTGGTGCAGCGCCGCCCTGACTGACGAGAACACGTGCCTGGACAGCCTGTCGGATCGCTGCTCCAGCTCCGTCCGGGCCGCTGTGCGGCCCAAGGTGGTGGAGGTCGCGCAGGTCACCAGCAACGCGCTGGCGCTCGTCAACCGCCTCTGGCCCAACTAA